A single window of Nicotiana tomentosiformis chromosome 1, ASM39032v3, whole genome shotgun sequence DNA harbors:
- the LOC108945121 gene encoding uncharacterized protein, whose product MILTVAKESCELAIEEHGEELQDKENASNMSAPLSVKEIQEGSVANTEQNKNEAVNQYTRKRKRDSIGFDGPSFAILTPTLPTTQMSIDEGLSMEVEGNIEEELGRGKRNKKLSWQLKSPFEQKRKRGTSMAPNENTPKYIGWIKSKYTRTCIFHYAKDDENLLKKFIVWLGKEKMKGRKKV is encoded by the exons ATGATCTTGACAGTTGCAAAAG AATCTTGTGAACTTGCAATCGAAGAACATGGAGAAGAgttgcaagataaagaaaatgcAAGCAATATGTCAGCACCATTGTCtgttaaagaaatacaagaaggcaGCGTGGCCAACACAG aacaaaacaaaaatgaagcCGTTAACCAATATACTAGGAAAAGGAAGAGAGATAGTATTGGTTTTGATGGTCCATCATTTGCTATTCTTACTCCTACTCTTCCGACTACACAAATGAGCATTGATGAGGGTTTGTCTATGGAGGTTGAAGGAAATATTGAAGAAGAGCTTGGTCGAGGGAAAAGGAATAAGAAGCTTAGTTGGCAATTGAAATCTCCTTTTgaacagaaaagaaaaagaggaacaTCGATGGCGCCCAATGAAAATACTCCCAAGTATATAGGCTGgataaaatcaaaatatactcgtaCATGTATTTTTCATTATGCCAAAGATGATGAAAActtattgaagaaattcattgTGTGGTTGGGCAAGGAGAAAATGAAAGGTCGCAAAAAAGTGTAA